Proteins from a single region of Flavobacterium sp. YJ01:
- a CDS encoding sodium:solute symporter, with amino-acid sequence MNSIYDKLTTLDFVIVAGYLVALLVIGYVVSMKQRKKNETLFLAGNSLNWYSIGFNMWGTNVGPSSLLAFASIGYATGIVAGNFEWYAFVFLLLLAMVFAPRYIASKVSTMPEYMGKRYGDSTQNILAWYALVKILVSWLSLGLFSGGVLVRQILGIPMWQSVTVLVIFSGIFTFAGGLKAIAKVNVFQMILLIVVSLTLSFLGLQKLGGIDVLIAKTPSNFWNLVRPSDDAHYPWPAILLGYPVAAVAFFCTDQSMVQSVLGAKNLEQGQLGVNFIGWLKVMALPLFILPGILCYALYPELGSNSDLAYMTMVTNLFPSGMNGLVICVMIAVLVGTIGSSLNALSTVFTNDIYVKKINPTATIQDQIKIGRLTIAAGCVFAILIAVAIDNIKGQNLFNIFQAVLGFLAPSLSVVFLLSVFWKRTTKKAVNATLSWGSAFSLLIGVLYLWIFPADKYPVWPHFLLISFYIFAVLLITAVIISLTDKNPEVNVSDETDIPKTSKKVKLLFGLLGLTILVLYLVFNGN; translated from the coding sequence ATGAACAGTATCTACGATAAATTAACCACGCTCGATTTTGTAATTGTTGCTGGTTATTTAGTGGCTTTATTAGTCATTGGATATGTGGTAAGTATGAAGCAGAGAAAGAAAAACGAAACACTTTTTCTTGCCGGAAACTCTTTAAACTGGTACAGCATCGGGTTTAATATGTGGGGAACCAACGTTGGGCCTTCGTCATTATTGGCTTTTGCAAGTATTGGTTACGCTACGGGAATTGTAGCGGGAAATTTTGAATGGTATGCTTTTGTGTTTTTACTGCTTTTGGCAATGGTTTTTGCACCAAGATATATTGCTAGTAAAGTAAGTACGATGCCCGAATATATGGGGAAACGCTACGGCGACAGTACACAGAATATTTTGGCTTGGTACGCTTTGGTAAAAATATTAGTAAGCTGGCTGTCTTTAGGATTATTCAGCGGAGGTGTTTTAGTGCGTCAGATTTTAGGAATTCCGATGTGGCAGAGCGTTACTGTTTTAGTGATTTTCTCTGGAATTTTTACATTTGCTGGAGGATTGAAAGCGATTGCAAAAGTGAATGTTTTTCAGATGATTCTGCTGATTGTGGTTTCATTGACACTTTCCTTTTTAGGTTTACAGAAATTAGGAGGAATTGATGTTTTAATTGCAAAAACACCATCAAACTTTTGGAATTTAGTTCGTCCTTCAGATGATGCGCATTATCCGTGGCCTGCTATTTTGTTAGGATATCCGGTTGCTGCTGTTGCTTTTTTCTGTACTGATCAATCGATGGTTCAGAGTGTTTTAGGTGCGAAAAACCTAGAACAGGGACAATTGGGAGTAAACTTTATTGGATGGCTGAAAGTGATGGCTTTGCCGTTGTTTATTCTTCCTGGAATTTTGTGTTATGCATTATATCCTGAATTAGGAAGCAATTCTGATTTGGCTTATATGACAATGGTTACGAATCTTTTTCCAAGCGGAATGAATGGTTTGGTAATCTGTGTTATGATTGCAGTTTTGGTGGGAACAATTGGTTCTTCATTAAATGCTTTAAGCACCGTTTTTACGAATGATATTTATGTGAAGAAAATCAACCCGACGGCAACTATTCAGGATCAAATTAAAATTGGCCGATTAACAATTGCTGCAGGATGTGTTTTTGCGATTCTAATTGCCGTTGCAATTGACAATATCAAAGGACAAAATTTATTCAACATTTTTCAGGCGGTTTTAGGTTTCTTGGCACCTTCGTTATCTGTTGTTTTCCTTTTGAGTGTTTTCTGGAAACGCACCACTAAAAAAGCCGTAAACGCAACGCTTTCTTGGGGTTCTGCTTTTAGTTTGCTTATTGGGGTTTTATATCTATGGATTTTCCCTGCCGATAAATATCCAGTTTGGCCTCACTTTTTATTGATTTCATTTTACATTTTTGCTGTGCTTTTAATTACAGCAGTGATTATTTCTTTAACCGATAAAAATCCTGAAGTTAATGTTTCAGATGAAACAGATATTCCTAAAACTAGTAAAAAGGTAAAGCTTTTATTTGGTTTGTTGGGATTGACGATTTTGGTTTTGTATTTGGTTTTTAATGGTAATTAA
- a CDS encoding glycosylase: MKIKYLILTISAFAITSCATKYKKREITDGVMQEIYEEIKTPYKYGLVMVPTDNSYKMDCPSVFRKDEKWYMTYLIYDGRGYETWLAESENLLDWKYLGKVMSFSENEKHWDVNQKAGYISLQDPTWGGSYEWEKYDDKYWMSYFGGDSKGYEAGVLSIGMAYTKEAPTKPHEFQRLENPVLTPKDKDAKWWDNSTMYKNSVIRDKDKLTGHNFIMYYNARGDSINPAKGAERIAMAVSNDMKTWKRYGDKPLINHHKGISGDAYIQRINDTWVMFYFGAFWTGWNQGAFNRFAVSNDLVNWTDWKGDDLVKSSEPYDDLFAHKSFVVKHDGVVYHFYCAVNKAEQRGIAIATSKDLGKSKLNFVAPPEKKIKK; encoded by the coding sequence ATGAAAATTAAATACCTAATCCTAACCATTTCAGCATTTGCTATAACCAGCTGTGCAACTAAATACAAGAAAAGAGAAATTACCGATGGCGTAATGCAGGAGATTTACGAAGAAATCAAAACTCCTTATAAATACGGTTTGGTGATGGTTCCTACCGACAACTCATATAAAATGGACTGTCCGAGTGTATTTAGAAAAGACGAAAAATGGTATATGACGTATTTAATTTACGACGGAAGAGGTTATGAAACTTGGTTAGCAGAAAGCGAAAATTTATTAGACTGGAAATATCTAGGAAAAGTAATGTCTTTCTCAGAAAATGAAAAACACTGGGATGTCAACCAAAAAGCAGGATATATTTCGTTACAAGATCCAACTTGGGGCGGAAGCTACGAATGGGAAAAATACGATGACAAATACTGGATGAGTTATTTTGGCGGAGACAGTAAAGGTTACGAAGCAGGCGTTCTATCAATCGGAATGGCTTATACGAAAGAAGCTCCGACCAAACCACACGAATTCCAAAGATTAGAAAATCCGGTTTTAACACCAAAAGACAAAGACGCCAAATGGTGGGATAATAGTACGATGTACAAAAACAGCGTAATCCGTGATAAAGATAAACTAACGGGACATAATTTCATCATGTATTATAATGCCCGTGGCGATAGTATCAATCCTGCAAAAGGTGCCGAGCGTATTGCGATGGCGGTTTCAAACGATATGAAAACATGGAAACGTTATGGCGACAAACCTTTAATCAACCATCACAAAGGAATTTCGGGAGATGCTTATATTCAGCGTATTAATGATACTTGGGTAATGTTCTATTTTGGTGCTTTTTGGACAGGTTGGAATCAAGGTGCATTTAACCGTTTTGCCGTTTCAAATGATTTAGTAAACTGGACCGATTGGAAAGGCGATGACTTAGTTAAATCATCAGAACCATACGACGATTTGTTTGCTCATAAATCATTTGTGGTAAAACATGATGGCGTTGTCTATCATTTTTATTGTGCCGTTAACAAAGCAGAACAAAGAGGAATTGCCATTGCAACGTCTAAAGATTTAGGAAAAAGCAAATTGAATTTTGTGGCACCGCCGGAGAAAAAGATCAAGAAATAG
- a CDS encoding MFS transporter: MDTIKANPDIVKKTTYSILFIISFSHLINDLLQAVVPSIYPLLKDNFSLSFTQIGIITLTYQMVASILQPFVGMYTDKNSRPYSLIVGMCFTMIGLFLVSISTNFTFLLLSVSLIGIGSSIFHPESSRVAHLASGGKKGLAQSIFQLGGNAGSAIGPLLAAFIIIPHGQSFVAWFCIIALVGIFALYKIAVWYTAHLSERNANKSAYKVETYHLSKNKVIVSLVVLLILIFSKFFYMSSITSYYTFFLIDKFHISIQQSQVYLFLFSGAVAAGTLIGGPIGDRYGRKYVIWVSILGVAPFTLLLPYVSLFWVGTLSVIIGLILSSAFSAILVYATELLPGKVGLVAGLFFGFAFGMGGLGSAILGKIADATSIEYVFKICAFLPLIGILTGFLPNLEKKKKVE; the protein is encoded by the coding sequence ATGGACACCATTAAAGCAAATCCTGACATAGTTAAAAAAACCACTTATTCGATCTTATTCATCATCAGTTTTTCTCATTTAATTAATGATCTTTTACAAGCTGTTGTTCCTTCTATTTATCCGCTTTTAAAAGATAATTTTAGTTTAAGTTTTACTCAAATTGGCATTATTACTTTGACTTATCAAATGGTAGCCTCTATTTTACAGCCGTTTGTGGGAATGTATACCGATAAAAATTCTAGACCATACTCGCTTATTGTTGGAATGTGCTTTACAATGATCGGATTATTTTTGGTTTCTATTTCGACTAATTTTACTTTTTTACTACTTTCAGTAAGTTTAATCGGAATTGGATCTTCTATTTTTCACCCAGAATCTTCTCGCGTAGCCCATTTAGCTTCAGGCGGAAAAAAAGGATTAGCACAGTCTATCTTTCAATTAGGAGGAAATGCTGGAAGCGCTATCGGTCCTTTATTGGCGGCTTTTATCATTATTCCACACGGACAGAGTTTTGTAGCTTGGTTCTGCATTATTGCTTTAGTCGGCATTTTTGCATTGTATAAAATTGCCGTTTGGTACACGGCACATTTATCTGAGAGAAACGCTAACAAATCGGCATATAAAGTTGAAACGTATCATTTATCAAAAAATAAAGTTATTGTTTCGTTAGTTGTTTTATTGATTCTGATTTTCTCTAAGTTTTTCTACATGAGCAGTATTACAAGTTATTATACTTTCTTTTTGATTGATAAATTCCATATTTCAATTCAGCAGTCTCAAGTCTATTTATTCTTGTTCTCTGGTGCTGTTGCAGCTGGAACTTTAATTGGTGGGCCAATTGGAGACAGATACGGCAGAAAATATGTAATCTGGGTTTCAATTCTTGGCGTTGCTCCGTTTACTTTATTACTTCCTTACGTTTCTTTATTTTGGGTTGGAACTTTATCTGTAATTATCGGATTAATTCTTTCTTCTGCTTTCTCTGCTATTTTAGTTTACGCAACTGAATTATTGCCTGGAAAGGTCGGACTTGTTGCTGGTCTTTTCTTCGGATTTGCTTTCGGAATGGGCGGTTTAGGTTCTGCTATTTTAGGAAAAATTGCCGATGCTACAAGTATTGAATATGTGTTTAAGATTTGCGCTTTTCTTCCTTTAATTGGGATTCTTACTGGATTCTTGCCTAATTTGGAGAAGAAAAAGAAGGTTGAGTAA
- a CDS encoding helix-turn-helix transcriptional regulator: MAQEHGYRVDPSIPVIGYTEMVTNEMCVSHSHPRGQLIYATRGVMNVVVGNHIWVVNPLQGLWLPGGVEHQVTFQKDVNYYSVFIDPSFMEGLPTNSFSFDIPMFLKQLVFKIISFGVEGNLTPPQKRIISVFLDELALIEPSATFLPTTNNERLQKVVELLMEDIASKNTIEYYAEISFMSTRTLSRLFIKELGMNFSDWRTRLKLLEAIKRLGEKQSIKEIAFNLGYETTSAFIYMFKKHLGKTPSNYILEDENESERMIA, encoded by the coding sequence ATGGCGCAAGAACATGGATACAGAGTTGATCCATCGATTCCTGTTATTGGCTATACTGAAATGGTAACCAACGAAATGTGTGTTTCGCACTCACACCCAAGAGGTCAACTGATCTATGCAACTCGTGGCGTGATGAACGTTGTAGTAGGCAATCATATTTGGGTTGTGAATCCTTTGCAGGGTTTGTGGCTTCCGGGCGGAGTAGAACATCAGGTTACTTTTCAGAAAGACGTTAATTACTACAGCGTTTTTATTGATCCTTCTTTTATGGAAGGATTGCCAACAAACAGTTTTTCTTTTGATATTCCAATGTTCTTAAAACAGTTGGTTTTTAAAATTATTTCTTTTGGAGTTGAAGGAAACCTCACTCCGCCACAAAAAAGAATCATTTCTGTTTTCTTAGACGAATTGGCTTTAATCGAGCCAAGTGCGACTTTTTTGCCTACAACAAATAACGAAAGACTGCAAAAAGTAGTCGAACTTTTAATGGAAGATATTGCCAGCAAAAATACAATTGAATATTACGCCGAAATTTCTTTTATGAGCACTAGAACTTTGTCTCGGTTATTCATCAAAGAATTGGGAATGAATTTCAGCGACTGGCGTACGCGTTTAAAATTATTAGAAGCTATAAAACGTTTGGGCGAAAAACAATCTATTAAAGAAATCGCCTTCAATTTAGGTTATGAAACTACTAGTGCCTTTATTTATATGTTTAAAAAGCATTTAGGAAAAACGCCTTCTAATTATATTTTAGAAGATGAAAATGAATCTGAAAGGATGATTGCTTAG
- a CDS encoding alpha-rhamnosidase, with amino-acid sequence MLNRFSIFKTLLLFVALLCCSLSSAQEKPKEATWIWYPGDFEVWLSNKMQVRRTEREAVFPPLWQYYSPYALVTFQTEVDIPQPDEVKIFSEGPFQLLLDGVQIYGQPKSIAVPAGKHKISFKVYNQEVLPAIYISGQYVKSDASWKVTNEDKLWIDETGKAQQSGTPWVPVGSWNFNSPENKPSGFKLTTKPLSAKKTEKTGNGQLVDFGKETFGYIKIHGLKGKGKLALYYGESREEALDSAKCETLDHLSFDGKQSETYTHDGSKAFRYVQVQADAGVKYDSISMLYEYLPLDYRGAFKSSDEQLNKIWDVSAYTMHLTSREFFIDGIKRDRWVWSGDAYQSYLMNYYLFFDSASVERTLLALRGKDPVTAHVNIIMDYSLYWFVGVYDYYLHTGDTKFIKTFYPRMKSLMDFCLERRNKNGFLEPLEGDWVFIDWADGLPKTGEVSFEQMLLARSLEAMAVSAEIAGKTEDQKQYQKLGDDLKTKLFDVFWDKKENVMKHQRIDGKMQNIVTRYANMFGIFFNYFNEEQKQSVKNKVLLNKDVLQITTPYMRFYELEALCAMGEQNYVLKEMKDYWGGMLNEGATSFWEEYNPNKKGTEHLTMYGRPYGKSLCHAWGASPIYLLGKYYLGVKPTAPGYSQYEIKPNLGGLKWMEGKVPTPNGEVAVYCSTKEIKVKAGEGEGKLIFESASKPKTNSGTITELAKNKYQLIVKPNVEYKVSYKAL; translated from the coding sequence ATGCTAAACCGCTTTTCAATTTTTAAGACTTTACTTCTTTTTGTTGCTCTTCTTTGTTGTTCGTTGTCGTCAGCACAAGAAAAGCCAAAAGAAGCGACATGGATCTGGTATCCAGGAGATTTTGAAGTTTGGTTAAGCAATAAAATGCAAGTAAGACGTACAGAACGCGAAGCTGTGTTTCCTCCGCTTTGGCAATATTACAGCCCTTATGCTTTGGTTACTTTTCAAACAGAAGTAGATATTCCGCAACCAGACGAAGTTAAAATCTTCTCAGAAGGACCTTTTCAATTGCTTTTAGATGGCGTTCAAATTTACGGACAGCCAAAATCAATCGCAGTTCCTGCCGGAAAACACAAAATTTCCTTTAAAGTGTACAATCAGGAAGTGTTGCCAGCTATTTATATTTCAGGTCAATATGTTAAATCTGATGCTTCTTGGAAAGTAACCAACGAAGATAAACTTTGGATTGACGAAACTGGAAAAGCGCAACAATCTGGTACGCCATGGGTTCCTGTTGGTTCTTGGAATTTTAATTCACCAGAAAACAAACCTTCAGGATTTAAATTAACAACCAAACCTTTAAGTGCTAAAAAGACAGAAAAAACAGGAAATGGTCAATTAGTAGATTTTGGTAAAGAAACTTTCGGCTATATTAAAATTCACGGTTTAAAAGGTAAAGGCAAACTAGCACTTTATTATGGAGAATCTCGTGAAGAAGCTTTGGATTCTGCCAAATGTGAAACTTTAGATCATTTATCTTTTGATGGAAAGCAGTCTGAAACTTATACACATGATGGATCAAAAGCATTCCGTTATGTTCAGGTTCAAGCAGATGCAGGTGTAAAATACGATTCGATTTCAATGCTTTATGAATATTTGCCACTGGATTATCGTGGAGCATTCAAATCTTCTGATGAACAATTGAATAAAATTTGGGATGTGTCGGCTTACACGATGCATTTAACTTCTCGTGAATTTTTTATTGATGGAATCAAACGTGACCGCTGGGTTTGGTCGGGCGACGCTTATCAAAGTTATTTAATGAATTATTATTTGTTCTTTGATTCGGCTTCGGTAGAGCGTACGCTGTTAGCGCTTCGCGGAAAAGATCCTGTCACAGCTCACGTAAATATCATTATGGATTATTCGCTGTATTGGTTTGTAGGTGTTTACGATTATTATCTGCACACGGGCGATACGAAATTCATCAAAACTTTTTATCCGAGAATGAAATCTCTTATGGATTTCTGTCTAGAAAGAAGAAACAAAAACGGATTCTTGGAACCTTTAGAAGGAGACTGGGTTTTTATTGATTGGGCAGATGGACTTCCAAAAACGGGTGAAGTTAGTTTTGAGCAGATGCTTTTAGCAAGAAGTTTAGAAGCTATGGCTGTAAGTGCTGAAATCGCTGGTAAAACCGAAGACCAAAAGCAATATCAAAAATTAGGAGATGATTTAAAAACCAAATTATTTGATGTCTTTTGGGATAAAAAAGAAAACGTAATGAAACACCAACGTATCGATGGTAAAATGCAAAATATTGTAACCAGATACGCTAATATGTTCGGTATTTTCTTCAATTATTTTAATGAAGAGCAAAAACAAAGCGTAAAAAATAAAGTATTGCTTAATAAAGATGTTCTTCAAATCACAACTCCATATATGCGTTTTTATGAGTTAGAAGCATTATGCGCAATGGGCGAACAAAACTACGTTTTAAAAGAAATGAAAGATTATTGGGGCGGAATGCTGAATGAAGGCGCAACATCTTTCTGGGAAGAATACAATCCGAATAAAAAAGGAACAGAGCATTTAACAATGTACGGTCGTCCTTACGGAAAAAGTCTTTGCCACGCTTGGGGTGCAAGTCCGATTTACTTATTAGGTAAATATTATTTAGGTGTAAAACCAACTGCTCCGGGTTATTCCCAATACGAAATCAAACCAAATCTTGGCGGTTTAAAATGGATGGAAGGAAAAGTGCCAACACCAAACGGAGAAGTTGCTGTGTATTGCAGTACCAAAGAAATCAAAGTAAAAGCAGGTGAAGGAGAAGGAAAATTGATTTTTGAAAGTGCCAGCAAACCAAAAACAAACTCAGGAACCATTACAGAATTAGCAAAAAACAAATATCAATTGATTGTAAAACCAAATGTGGAGTATAAAGTGAGTTATAAGGCTTTATAA